From a single Melospiza georgiana isolate bMelGeo1 chromosome 5, bMelGeo1.pri, whole genome shotgun sequence genomic region:
- the RNF4 gene encoding E3 ubiquitin-protein ligase RNF4 has product MSTTQRKRRGGTGNSRQARKRSRLMASTAEMASEAEPIELEESAGEEVVDLTCESSDPVVVDLTHNDSIVIVEENQRQRRNLRLRSQRQADSCVLSSDDEDETRDNDVYVADKAARELGPLEEETASSKPSGTVSCPICMDVYSEIVQSGRLIVSTKCGHVFCSQCLRDSLRNANSCPTCRKKLTHRQYHPIYI; this is encoded by the exons ATGAGCACA ACTCAACGGAAGCGCCGTGGAGGAACAGGTAATTCTAGGCAAGCTCGGAAAAGAAGCAGGCTCATGGCTTCCACTGCTGAAATGGCTTCAGAAGCAGAGCCAATAGAACTTGAAGAAAGTG CTGGTGAAGAAGTAGTAGATCTCACATGTGAATCTTCTGATCCTGTAGTCGTTGATCTAACTCACAATGATTCCATTGTG ATTGTTGAAG AGAACCAACGACAGAGGAGAAATCTGAGGCTAAGAAGCCAGAGACAGGCAGAcagctgtgtgctgagcagtgaTGATGAAGATGAAACCAGAGATAACGACGTGTATGTGGCTGATAAAGCAGCTCGAGAACTGGGACCCCTGGAAGAGGAAACTGCAAGTTCAAA GCCGTCTGGTACTGTTAGCTGTCCAATTTGCATGGATGTCTACTCAGAG attgTGCAAAGTGGACGACTGATTGTGTCAACAAAATGTGGCCATGTCTTCTGCAGTCAGTGCCTCCGTGATTCCCTTAGGAATGCCAACTCTTGCCCAACTTGCAGGAAGAAACTCACTCACAGACAGTATCATCCCATTTATATATGA